ACATGAAGCGGTAATCAACTTGGTGGAGACGCGCCTGCAAAAGGCTAGCAACCTGTAAGCCATGGCCGGTCGTATAAACGCCAACCAGCAGCTTCTTGCCCTAGATCAGGTTAAGCTGGTAGTCATCAATGAGGCCCAGGGCGGTCGCCAGGAAATTACCCTGCTCTAATGGCCACCAGCCCACAATCAGCGTTTTCCAGGGGTGGTAATTTGACCGAAAAATTGAAGGAGATTTTAAGTGAGCTGCGCCGCCGCTTCGAGACGCTTTACGGGGAACGGCTGGTGCAGATGGTGCTTTATGGCTCCCGAGCCCGTGGCGACGCCTCGCCAATGTCGGATATCGACGTTTTAGTGGTGCTGACTGGCCCGGTGTCACCCTGCCAGGAGATCGATCGGACCGTGTATGCGGTGGCGGAGATTTCTCTCAAATACTGTGAGGTCATTAGCTGCGTTTTTGTCTCCGCCGAGCAGTTCGAACGGGAACGCAGTCCCCTGTTGCTAAATGTTCGGCAGGAGGGAATGGCCATATGAGGCCCAAGCAACCGATATACAGAGACTAGCATGAAGAAATACCGGTTCAATGTATTAATTGAGCGGGATGAAGACGGTTACCTAGAAGCCACGGTCCCGGCCCTGAGGAGCTGTTATACCCAAGCCCGGACGATGGAAGATCTCCTGCCCCGCATAAAAGAAGTTATCGAACTCTGCTTGCAGGCAGGAAGTTGTTAATTTTAAGTTTAAATAATCCTACAAAACTGGTGTCATAGGCACGATAAAGGATCGATGCCCAAGAACCTCAACATACCGAAAAATATGATCGCCGATTTTTGCCGGCAACACCACATCCGGCGTCTATTTCTCTTTGGCTCAGTCTTGCGGGACGACTTTGGCCCGGACAGTGATGTGGATGTGTTGATAGAGTTTGAACCAGGGCATATCCCGGGTCTGGATTTTTTTGACCTGGAAGCGGAGTTGTCGGAGTTGCTGGGCTATAAGGTGGACCTGCATACCCCTGGCTTTTTGAGCCGCTATTTTCGGGATCAAGTTAAGGCCGAGGCGGAATTGTTATATGGCCCGCCCTAAAGACCTGGTACGCCTGCGGCATATGCTGGAGGCGACGCAGAAAATGTTGGAGTTCACCAAGGACCGGACGCGATGCAGCCTTGATGAAGATGAAATGCTCACCCTGGCGCTGCTCCGTTTGTTGGAAATTCTCGGCGAAGCCGCCAAAGGGGTATCATCTGAATTACGTCAAACCTATCCCCAGATCCCCTGGAAGCAACTGGCTGGCACCCGGGATCGGTTGATTCATGGATACTTCGATGTAGACCTGGACATCATTTGGACGATTATCTCCAGAGACCTCCCACCTCTGCTTGCTGAACTTGAAAAGATTGCGTCCCTCGAAGACGGATAATGATTGCCAATGCTACCATCCTTGAAAACCACTAATGATCTTGTGATGCCCACCCACGACATCATCGACAACCGCCAGGAGAAATTAGTAGATCACATCAACCGCATCCTCGACTCCACGGAGTCTGCCGCCTTTGCGGTGGGCTATTTCTTTCTGTCGGGACTGGAGAGTATTGCCGCCCGCCTGACGGGGGTAAAGGAGTTGCGTCTGCTCATCGGCAATACCACCAACCGGGAGACCCTGGAGCAGATCAGCGAGGGTTACAAGCGCCTGGAGCTGGTGGAACGGGCGGCCGAGGAGATGCGTTTTGTCAAACGCACCGAAGTGAAGCGGATGGCAGCCCGCACCGCCGATAATCTCAAAGAAGCGATAGAGGTGATGGACCAGACCGATGCCGGGGAAGCGCTGATAAATAGCCTGGTTCGCCTGATTGAGGAAAAGCGTCTGAAGGTCAGAGTCTATACCAAAGGGCGGCTGCACGCCAAGGCCTATATCTTTGATTACCGAGACGACGGCCGCTATGAAAGGGGCATTGCCATTGTTGGTTCCTCAAACCTTACTCTAGCCGGCGTGACCCATAACACCGAGCTTAATGTGGTGGTTCAGGGCAACGATAACCATGCCGAACTCAGCCGCTGGTTTGACGAGTTGTGGAGCGAACTCAGCCGCTGGTTTGACGAGTTGTGGAGCGATGCCCAGGACTTTAAAGATCACCTGATGCAAGAGCTTCAGCAATCCTGGGCGGTGGCCCCGGTAAGCCCCTATGACATCTATATGAAGACCATTTATGCCCTGGTCAAGGATAGGTTGGAGGAGACCGAAGGGGCGGAGCTTCTCTGGGATGATGAAATCACCACCAGGCTGGCCGACTTCCAGAAGGTGGCGGTGCGCCAAGCAGTGCAGATAATCAAAGATTACGGTGGCTGCTTCGTGGCGGACGTGGTCGGATTGGGTAAGAGCTATATCGGTTCGGCGGTTATCAAACACTTCGAGCGCACTTCCCATGCCCGGCCCCTGATCATCTGTCCTGCTTCTCTGGTTGACATGTGGGAAGGCTATAACGAAGTCTATCACCTCAATGCCCGGGTACTTTCTATGGGAATGCTGAAAGAGAGCGATGATGACGATATTAATTTTCTGATCAGCGAGGTTAAATACCGTGACCGTGATTTTGTTCTGGTCGATGAAAGCCATAATTTTCGCAATCCGGCCACCCAGGGGTATAAAATTCTCCAGAATTTCCTGGCTACCGGCCGGCGCACGGTTTTTCTGACCGCCACCCCCCGCACCAAAAGCGCTTGGGATATCTATAATCAGGTCGAACTGTTTCACCAGGATGATAAAACCGATCTGCCCATCGACCCCCCCGACCTGAGGCAATATTTCCAGGCCATCGATGATGGAAGGCGAAGGCAAGAAACGGGCCTATGTCTTGGTAGGCGGTAAGCATCAATTTTTCCCGCGTCGTGAGCTGGAGACCGTTGAATATAGTATCGAAGCTACTTATCAAGGGTTGTATAACCGGATTCGCCAGTATCTGGGCCGTCCGCAGAGATCAGCACGGTTGAAGCCCCCGGCGAATCAACTCAGTTATGCCCATTATGGCTTATGGCACTACGTCAAGAAGGAAAAACAGAAGAAACCT
This genomic stretch from Deltaproteobacteria bacterium harbors:
- a CDS encoding nucleotidyltransferase domain-containing protein, encoding MATSPQSAFSRGGNLTEKLKEILSELRRRFETLYGERLVQMVLYGSRARGDASPMSDIDVLVVLTGPVSPCQEIDRTVYAVAEISLKYCEVISCVFVSAEQFERERSPLLLNVRQEGMAI
- a CDS encoding type II toxin-antitoxin system HicB family antitoxin; protein product: MKKYRFNVLIERDEDGYLEATVPALRSCYTQARTMEDLLPRIKEVIELCLQAGSC
- a CDS encoding nucleotidyltransferase family protein — its product is MPKNLNIPKNMIADFCRQHHIRRLFLFGSVLRDDFGPDSDVDVLIEFEPGHIPGLDFFDLEAELSELLGYKVDLHTPGFLSRYFRDQVKAEAELLYGPP
- a CDS encoding DUF86 domain-containing protein, translated to MARPKDLVRLRHMLEATQKMLEFTKDRTRCSLDEDEMLTLALLRLLEILGEAAKGVSSELRQTYPQIPWKQLAGTRDRLIHGYFDVDLDIIWTIISRDLPPLLAELEKIASLEDG